tggcctggtgaagttttgtataatctggttcttcagttggccaatagtgtcctttcctacctctcttctcttctgattagccagagagatgacgtgtttatttgttttttttttcctcctctttttgtcaaaaatgtttctaaatcaATGTTCAACATCcacccaagtggggtcaaaagttctgaatacgCCCTCCAATCCTCTTATCAttcatattggttcttcctcaaacgATGGCAGATCTTCCTTGAATTGATCTAAATCTTCAAGGTTAAAAAGGTGTGTGGCATCTTACAGACACCGAGTTTCCATTGtcattaaaagtgggtacttcccttaatggGAATGACCGATCCGAATCACGGGCTACTCCTGTTCCTGTTTCCAGGCTTCTTAATCCATTGTCAATGGGGTCGGTggcagaaagaaaggggagggttGGGGCCACTGAGAGGGAGGGTTTGGTGTTGTCCCATAGGCccagaaggatcagaggtggGAAGGGTATGGGAATGGAATTGGgcggggtgggaaggaggggcagagGAAGAAGGGTCATTAGCTGGGGGAAAGAATGCAAAGGGGTGAGGTGtggaggaatgagtagggtgtgaacttaagtgtgaacttagggtggaggggCTAGGGTAGGATGCATGGGCAGGCCGTGTGAACTTAGATGTGAAGTCAgtgaaaggccttggccaaaatggcccaaacttgtgaatcctctgAGCagagttcacacctccagaatccCAGACAGCCAGGAAGGTGTGAACCCTCTTGATGAGTAGCCACCCCTCCAGAAGGGGAGCACTGGTTCCCACTGAAGCCCTGCCCtctaaaactgtgattggcccctgtgaagaggggaggggacaagaaagCACCATAAAAAGCCAAGGATCCTGGGACTTGAGTCACTCTTGTGGAGCTACTCTCCtgactggagagagagggagctGAGCTAGAGACTGAGGCTGGGAGCTCTGTTCCGACTTGGACTTTGACTCCTGGGCTACTTTTTAGTGGGGTGAGGGAAAGGCTGACTCctctcctagtttctggagagagctcgcttccatcttggaggagtcctCCTGATTAAATCTCTCACCCAGGaaggccagtagtgagtaatcTCGGCCTGGATTGAGAGAGGAGAAATCACTTTTCTATCCCCTGTACATCTTCCTACTTTattgtctcctctctctttggTAAAGAAACTTCTGAGTTGAGATAGAATAGGCCACGGCGGCCGACTCGAGTGTCGGACTTGTGACCAGCCTTTCTTCTTGTGAGCTGCCGCCCGGCGCGGGCGTGGAAGCCGTGGTCGGGTCTGTGCGGGAAGCGGTGATGGCGTCAGAGGGCCGCTGCTGGGAGGCCCTGCAGGCCCCGAGGAGCTCCGACAGAGGACCCTTGTCCTACCACCGCGACTGGCCGTTGAGGGGCCAGGAGACTTTGGAAGAACGCATGTCCATTCCTGAGTGGTCGACTTCCTCTGGATGCGTGGCGGACCACATCTTGCCTCCCTCTCAGCAGAATCGACTTCCCTCTGAGGATTCATCGCTCTCTTCTGCTCCTGACCAAGTACTGTCTGTTCCTCAGACCCCTGCCAGACATGCAAAGGTCTCCTCGCCAGTTTCCCTTGCAGCTCCAAGTGGAACTCGGCGTCAGGAGGATGAACTCCATCAGGCAAAATCTGTGGTACTTCGCCCCTCGCGGGGAACGGAGGTGGAAGGATGCATTCGATTGTATGAGGAGGTACACAGGCTGAAGGGAACTAGAGGACTGAGGCAGAGGCAGGAAGAGCATGAGAGGAAGGCAAGGCTCCTCTCTGAGATGGCCTCAGAGCAGCTGAAGCGGTTTGATGAACGAACGTCACGGAAACAGCACAAGGAGTATCAGGACCTTcgggaagggatggagaaaagttTCCGAGAAACACAGGGTCAGCAGGAGCAGCTCCAAGAGGAACATCGTCACAGAGCCCACATGCTCCACCCGAAGCTGCGTGAGGCTGAGCAGCAGCCATCGAGGCACACGGGGCAAGGACGGCTCAGGAAAGAAGAAGGCCAGGATCGCTGGCGGCGTCTCTATGCCCTCCAAGAGGAGGCACTGCAGCTCAACCAGCAGCTGGGTGCCAGTTATCGGCACAACGGCCTACCGAGACGGGATCTGTCTGCATTTGGAGGCAGGGGAGACCAGTTGTGTGCGCTTATTTCAGACATCATTCGGAGCGCCAGTGAGAGAGGTTTTCCTGCCCCAGAAGATGAAGCCACCGCAGAACGGGCCCTGCAGGAAATGCGGCACGTGCTTACTGGTTTACAGCAGGAGATGGCCAAGGCtactgaggaaaagaggaggcCAGATGAAGAGGAGTGCGAGGACAAACAGGGGCAATTGGAGCAGCGGCCGAGAGCCGAGAAGGAGACCCCAGATCCTGGTCAGTGTCccggagggaaacagagagaaggcctCCATGTCAAAGCAGGAGACGGTACCATGCAGTGGTACCAGCAGCTACAGGATGCTGCCAATCAATGTGTCTTGGCTTTTGATGCATTAACCAATAGCAAAGATCAGGAGGccaagaagatcaaaatggacCTGCAGAAAGCTGCCACTATTCCTGTGAGCCAGATCTCTACAATAGCAGGCTCACAGCTGAAGGAGATCTTTGACAAGATCAACAATCTGCTCTTGGGGAAAGCTGTCCCCTGCGGTGGTCGGTCTGTGTCAGTGACAAACCACCAACAAGGCCTGGACTTTGTCCACTACAAGCTGGCAGAGAAATTCGTGaaacaaggagaagaagaagTGGCTTCTCATCACGAAGCAGCATTCCCCATTGCTGCTGTGGCATCCGGAATCTGGGAACTCCATCCCAGAGTGGGGGAACTCATCCTTGCTCATCTTCACAAAAAATGCCCTTACTCCGTGCCTTTctacccagccttccaggagggcATGGCCTCGGAAGAATATCAGAAGCTCCTTGGCTACCAAGTCAAGGATTCCAAAGTAGAACAACAAGATAGCTTTCTGAAGAGGATGTCTGGCATGATTCGTCTCTACGCTGCTATCATTCAACTCCGCTGGCCTTATGCAGAGAGACAAGGGGCTCATCTTCATGGCTTAAACCATGGCTGGCGCTGGCTGGCACAGCTCCTGAACATGGAGCCTCTGGCAGATGTGACCGCCActcttctctttgacttcttaGAGGTATGTGGGAATGCGCTCATGAAACAGTACCAGCTTCAGTTCTGGAAGATGATGCTACTcataaaggaagaatattttccCCGAATTGAAGCCATCACCAGTTCAGGACAGATGGGGTCTTTGATACGTCTCGAACGGTTCCTGGAGAACTGTCTGCAGCAAGGGGAGATCCCCGTCCCAAAGGGCTCCCTGCCGCCTTCTTTCTGGCTTTCCTGATGGTGGCTTAGGTGCTGCTTCCTTTCTTGGAGGAAAAGGAATCCAAGAACAGAAGACAGCAGAATTCGAGGGGAAATGGGCTCAGGTTTTGAAATCTGAACATGGagttgagttttttgtttttttttttttttaaatctcatggcCAGGCCCAGGTGGTTTTCACAGTTTGGACGTCTTCTCAAACTTCATCATGAATTACGGAAAGAAGTCTTCACCTCGCAGAAACAGGAGTCACCAAGACAATTGGCTTTCACGACCATGACAGGGAAAGGAACTGCACTTTGATTCTTCATGAAAGACATAAAGAACGGCTATTGGTCTGTAATTATGATGGTAACACTTCACATTGGTCATCATTTTAcggttacaaagtgctttcccgtTATCTTGCTCCTTACCACAAACTCGTTCAGAGAGGTAGTGTAATTCCTACTCTTGTCCCTGATTGCCAGATGAGGACGCGGGCTCAGAAAGCTCGTGGCTTGCTCAGAGTTACTTTgctcttcagtgatgaagttacGATGTGAACGTAAGTCTTCTAACCCCAAGTTCGGTGCCCTTCCTGCCACAGCAcctgtctcccttttcctcccctttgtcTGTATTTGTCTAGCGGTTTGGACATTAGCTTCAGAGCACAGCGAGCTCTTCATATTTAGCCAAATCCCTTGAAAAGGAGCAAAGCTTTGGAGAATGCTTTTGGTAATGATCATTGGTAAAACCGTCATAAGTGTGTTCCAGAGCCTATTATGTTTAGAATCATGTCTGGCTTCTGGTTGATTTGCTTCTCACAACTTTGTATTATATGTGGTTCAGAGAGagtttgttcaattaaaaaaaaatgcatgctcCCTTCAGCAATGCATATATATCCCATCTAAAGATGCAGTTGAGTTGGATGAGCCAAATGGATGTTTAAAAGTGGCGGTATTGGGAGCTTTTGCAGAGTATTAATTTCCTTAGGGCTTGCTTTGCTTTAATTGTCCACATCGTGGCcaaatcccatttaatttttgcAGTTAATCTAAGATTCAGAGGTCAGTGCTCTCGGTATTCAATGTCGAGGGAGTTTTAAGGAGCCACAAGTTGAGCACACATAGATGTTATGAATCTGCAGAATAACCAGAAGACACTGGTCTCCTATGTCCTTCAGGGAAATCCAGATCTTGAATTGTTGGGAGATTTTAGATTTGTTGTGAAGAAAAGAACCCTTCTCCTTTAACCTCAGTAGGTACATCTATATGCCTTGATGATGTGTATAATGTATAtgtgtaatagtttttttttttaatacgaaTGTGATATGAAATGATTCGTTCTCTGAATGATTGAATACACTTCTAAAACcattaataaaagttttatttctaacTCGTGGTAGAGTGGATTCTTGTTTGGGTCTTCATGAGAGCAATCATTCCCTACGCCTTTGGCTATGTCTTTAGGGTCATAGCGTGGTGCCTATATGTAAGTGTGGTTGCTGCAGGTGGCCAGAGTTCTCCTTCTCTGACACTGGAGTCCATCCACTGTGGGGTACCTGAGTGCTTTTTCCCTGGCAGGGCAGCGATAAGACTAACTGATTGCTAATAAAGTATCTTAGTTGATAAGTACGAGGTCACTTAGTCATCTTTAGACATGTCCAGCGGACTTGGACATGACAGTTGATCTAGAATTAAAAGGTACTTCTCAAGGCTCCCTTATCAAACCTCCCCGAGTCTCACACtcgttttttttgtttttttttttttctgtgtgctctttttggcactattcagcttacgaattgcctatgtatttgcctaatgtccctttctctggacaaatcaaggtgcATATACgtatttcctacgtcaataagtccaTCCATAACCTGGGAAAGGGTCTCCATCAAgttcttgtcgggttctttcaaagtTTCACCATTTTTCAGGTCCTTCTGAGCACGCTCTCTTGGCCTATCaaaaatgcttctctggcctggtgaagttttgtataatctggttcttcagttggccaatagtgtcctttcctacctctcttctcttctgattagccagagagatgacgtgtttatttgtttttttttccctcctctttttgtcaaaaatgtttctaaatcaATGTTCAACATCcacccaagtggggtcaaaagttctgaatacgCCCTCCAATCCTCTTATCAttcatattggttcttcctcaaacgATGGCAGATCTTCCTTGAATTGATCTAAATCTTCAAGGTTAAAAAGGTGTGTGGCATCTTACAGACACCGAGTTTCCATTGtcattaaaagtgggtacttcccttaatggGAATGACCGATCCGAATCACGGGCTACTCCTGTTCCTGTTTCCAGGCTTCTTAATCCATTGTCAATGGGGTCGGGggcagaaagaaaggggagggttGGGGCCACTGAGAGGGAGGGTTTGGTGTTGTCCCATAGGCccagaaggatcagaggtggGAAGGGTATGGGAATGGAATTGGgcggggtgggaaggaggggcagagGAAGAAGGGTCATTAGCTGGGGGAAAGAATGCAAAGGGGTGAGGTGtggaggaatgagtagggtgtgaacttagggtggaggggCTAGGGTAGGATGCATGGGCAGGCCGTGTGAACTTAGATGTGAAGTCAgtgaaaggccttggccaaaatggcccaaacttgtgaatcctctgAGCagagttcacacctccagaatccCAGACAGCCAGGAAGGTGTGAACCCTCTTGATGAGTAGCCACCCCTCCAGAAGGGGAGCACTGGTTCCCACTGAAGCCCTGCCCtctaaaactgtgattggcccctgtgaagaggggaggggacaagaaagCACCATAAAAAGCCAAGGATCCTGGGACTTGAGTCACTCTTGTGGAGCTACTCTCCtgactggagagagagggagctGAGCTAGAGACTGAGGCTGGGAGCTCTGTTCCGACTTGGACTTTGACTCCTGGGCTACTTTTTAGTGGGGTGAGGGAAAGGCTGACTCctctcctagtttctggagagagctcgcttccatcttggaggagtcctCCTGATTAAATCTCTCACCCAGGaaggccagtagtgagtaatcTCGGCCTGGATTGAGAGAGGAGAAATCACTTTTCTATCCCCTGTACATTTTCCTACTTTattgtctcctctctctttggTAAAGAAACTTCTGAGTTGAGATAGAATAGGCCACGGCGGCCGACTCGAGTGTCGGACTTGTGACCAGCCTTTCTTCTTGTGAGCTGCCGCCCGGCGCGGGCGTGGAAGCCGTGGTCGGGTCTGTGCGGGAAGCGGTGATGGCGTCAGAGGGCCGCTGCTGGGAGGCCCTGCAGGCCCCGAGGAGCTCCGACAGAGGACCCTTGTCCTACCACCGCGACTGGCCGTTGAGGGGCCAGGAGACTTTGGAAGAACGCATGTCCATTCCTGAGTGGTCGACTTCCTCTGGATGCGTGGCGGACCACATCTTGCCTCCCTCTCAGCAGAATCGACTTCCCTCTGAGGATTCATCGCTCTCTTCTGCTCCTGACCAAGTACTGTCTGTTCCTCAGACCCCTGCCAGACATGCAAAGGTCTCCTCGCCAGTTTCCCTTGCAGCTCCAAGTGGAACTCGGCGTCAGGAGGATGAACTCCATCAGGCAAAATCTGTGGTACTTCGCCCCTCGCGGGGAACGGAGGTGGAAGGATGCATTCGATTGTATGAGGAGGTACACAGGCTGAAGGGAACTAGAGGACTGAGGCAGAGGCAGGAAGAGCATGAGAGGAAGGCAAGGCTCCTCTCTGACATGGCCTCAGAGCAGCTGAAGCGGTTTGATGAACGAACGTCACGGAAACAGCACAAGGAGTATCAGGACCTTcgggaagggatggagaaaagttTCCGAGAAACACAGGGTCAGCAGGAGCAGCTCCAAGAGGAACATCGTCACAGAGCCCACATGCTCCACCCGAAGCTGCGTGAGGCTGAGCAGCAGCCATCGAGGCACACGGGGCAAGGACGGCTCAGGAAAGAAGAAGGCCAGGATCGCTGGCGGCGTCTCTATGCCCTCCAAGAGGAGGCACTGCAGCTCAACCAGCAGCTGGGTGCCAGTTATCGGCACAACGGCCTACCGAGACGGGATCTGTCTGCATTTGGAGGCAGGGGAGACCAGTTGTGTGCGCTTATTTCAGACATCATTCGGAGCGCCAGTGAGAGAGGTTTTCCTGCCTCAGAAGATGAAGCCACCGCAGAACGGGCCCTGCAGGAAATGCGGCACGTGCTTACTGGTTTACAGCAGGAGATGGCCAAGGCtactgaggaaaagaggaggcCAGATGAAGAGGAGTGCGAGGACAAACAGGGGCAATTGGAGCAGCGGCCGAGAGCCGAGAAGGAGACCCCAGATCCTGGTCAGTGTCccggagggaaacagagagaaggcctCCATGTCAAAGCAGGAGACGGTACCATGCAGTGGTACCAGCAGCTACAGGATGCTGCCAATCAATGTGTCTTGGCTTTTGATGCATTAACCAATAGCAAAGATCAGGAGGccaagaagatcaaaatggacCTGCAGAAAGCTGCCACTATTCCTGTGAGCCAGATCTCTACAATAGCAGGCTCACAGCTGAAGGAGATCTTTGACAAGATCAACAATCTGCTCTTGGGGAAAGCTGTCCCCTGCGGTGGTCGGTCTGTGTCAGTGACAAACCACCAACAAGGCCTGGACTTTGTCCACTACAAGCTGGCAGAGAAATTCGTGaaacaaggagaagaagaagTGGCTTCTCATCACGAAGCAGCATTCCCCATTGCTGCTGTGGCATCCGGAATCTGGGAACTCCATCCCAGAGTGGGGGAACTCATCCTTGCTCATCTTCACAAAAAATGCCCTTACTCCGTGCCTTTctacccagccttccaggagggcATGGCCTCGGAAGAATATCAGAAGCTCCTTGGCTACCAAGTCAAGGATTCCAAAGTAGAACAACAAGATAGCTTTCTGAAGAGGATGTCTGGCATGATTCGTCTCTACGCTGCTATCATTCAACTCCGCTGGCCTTATGCAGAGAGACAAGGGGCTCATCCTCATGGCTTAAACCATGGCTGGCGCTGGCTGGCACAGCTCCTGAACATGGAGCCTCTGGCAGATGTGACCGCCActcttctctttgacttcttaGAGGTATGTGGGAATGCGCTCATGAAACAGTACCAGCTTCAGTTCTGGAAGATGATGCTACTcataaaggaagaatattttccCCGAATTGAAGCCATCACCAGTTCAGGACAGATGGGGTCTTTGATACGTCTCGAACGGTTCCTGGAGAACTGTCTGCAGCAAGGGGAGATCCCCGTCCCAAAGGGCTCCCTGCCGCCTTCTTTCTGGCTTTCCTGATGGTGGCTTAGGTGCTGCTTCCTTTCTTGGAGGAAAAGGAATCCAAGAACAGAAGACAGCAGAATTCGAGGGGAAATGGGCTCAGGTTTTGAAATCTGAACATggagttgggttttttgttttttttttttttttaaatctcatggcCAGGCCCAGGTGGTTTTCACAGTTTGGACGTCTTCTCAAACTTCATCATGAATTACGGAAAGAAGTCTTCACCTCGCAGAAACAGGAGTCACCAAGACAATTGGCTTTCACGACCATGACAGGGAAAGGAACTGCACTTTGATTCTTCATGAAAGACATAAAGAACGGCTATTGGTCTGTAATTATGATGGTAACACTTCACATTGGTCATCATTTTAcggttacaaagtgctttcccgtTATCTTGCTCCTTACCACAAACTCGTTCAGAGAGGTAGTGTAATTCCTACTCTTGTCCCTGATTGCCAGATGAGGACGCGGGCTCAGAAAGCTCGTGGCTTGCTCAGAGTTACTTTgctcttcagtgatgaagttacGATGTGAACGTAAGTCTTCTAACCCCAAGTTCGGTGCCCTTCCTGCCACAGCAcctgtctcccttttcctcccctttgtcTGTATTTGTCTAGCGGTTTGGACATTAGCTTCAGAGCACAGCGAGCTCTTCATATTTAGCCAAATCCCTTGAAAAGGAGCAAAGCTTTGGAGAATGCTTTTGGTAATGATCATTGGTAAAACCGTCATAAGTGTGTTCCAGAGCCTATTATGTTTAGAATCATGTCTGGCTTCTGGTTGATTTGCTTCTCACAACTTTGTATTATATGTGGTTCAGAGAGagtttgttcaatta
This sequence is a window from Monodelphis domestica isolate mMonDom1 chromosome 3, mMonDom1.pri, whole genome shotgun sequence. Protein-coding genes within it:
- the LOC100019194 gene encoding mRNA export factor GLE1-like, translated to MASEGRCWEALQAPRSSDRGPLSYHRDWPLRGQETLEERMSIPEWSTSSGCVADHILPPSQQNRLPSEDSSLSSAPDQVLSVPQTPARHAKVSSPVSLAAPSGTRRQEDELHQAKSVVLRPSRGTEVEGCIRLYEEVHRLKGTRGLRQRQEEHERKARLLSEMASEQLKRFDERTSRKQHKEYQDLREGMEKSFRETQGQQEQLQEEHRHRAHMLHPKLREAEQQPSRHTGQGRLRKEEGQDRWRRLYALQEEALQLNQQLGASYRHNGLPRRDLSAFGGRGDQLCALISDIIRSASERGFPAPEDEATAERALQEMRHVLTGLQQEMAKATEEKRRPDEEECEDKQGQLEQRPRAEKETPDPGQCPGGKQREGLHVKAGDGTMQWYQQLQDAANQCVLAFDALTNSKDQEAKKIKMDLQKAATIPVSQISTIAGSQLKEIFDKINNLLLGKAVPCGGRSVSVTNHQQGLDFVHYKLAEKFVKQGEEEVASHHEAAFPIAAVASGIWELHPRVGELILAHLHKKCPYSVPFYPAFQEGMASEEYQKLLGYQVKDSKVEQQDSFLKRMSGMIRLYAAIIQLRWPYAERQGAHLHGLNHGWRWLAQLLNMEPLADVTATLLFDFLEVCGNALMKQYQLQFWKMMLLIKEEYFPRIEAITSSGQMGSLIRLERFLENCLQQGEIPVPKGSLPPSFWLS
- the LOC130458434 gene encoding mRNA export factor GLE1-like; amino-acid sequence: MASEGRCWEALQAPRSSDRGPLSYHRDWPLRGQETLEERMSIPEWSTSSGCVADHILPPSQQNRLPSEDSSLSSAPDQVLSVPQTPARHAKVSSPVSLAAPSGTRRQEDELHQAKSVVLRPSRGTEVEGCIRLYEEVHRLKGTRGLRQRQEEHERKARLLSDMASEQLKRFDERTSRKQHKEYQDLREGMEKSFRETQGQQEQLQEEHRHRAHMLHPKLREAEQQPSRHTGQGRLRKEEGQDRWRRLYALQEEALQLNQQLGASYRHNGLPRRDLSAFGGRGDQLCALISDIIRSASERGFPASEDEATAERALQEMRHVLTGLQQEMAKATEEKRRPDEEECEDKQGQLEQRPRAEKETPDPGQCPGGKQREGLHVKAGDGTMQWYQQLQDAANQCVLAFDALTNSKDQEAKKIKMDLQKAATIPVSQISTIAGSQLKEIFDKINNLLLGKAVPCGGRSVSVTNHQQGLDFVHYKLAEKFVKQGEEEVASHHEAAFPIAAVASGIWELHPRVGELILAHLHKKCPYSVPFYPAFQEGMASEEYQKLLGYQVKDSKVEQQDSFLKRMSGMIRLYAAIIQLRWPYAERQGAHPHGLNHGWRWLAQLLNMEPLADVTATLLFDFLEVCGNALMKQYQLQFWKMMLLIKEEYFPRIEAITSSGQMGSLIRLERFLENCLQQGEIPVPKGSLPPSFWLS